The following are encoded in a window of Podospora pseudoanserina strain CBS 124.78 chromosome 6, whole genome shotgun sequence genomic DNA:
- a CDS encoding hypothetical protein (EggNog:ENOG503NVHK), with translation MPLPIAAKVSIAAVGVAAAVAVAIYESPEVRRVAEDLRRRIAIALRSLGDDFDPDNRQPRFNRPEDAHGFYESHNVDADDETRRRQREELMYWNARRNEQQSQSAESPTPRLPTFDDFLRPDNSGERGTLVYNTGANPADDSNNVVRRRGNLEGVRGLNAAMVYNPFADEHGIELEERPHIDETEAANLLKPDHDETVSDIYAATPRSQSPEPAQKAVAATNSEVLFDFDSQSNDTSLRDQFPDAYEKTEDGTHTPTTRSETIGHEEEQDMSASYTSTQSDAYASIQAWAQSNTGFYSPLPVTPEPSMSDGEYISQGQRTPSDDTASIAESGVDVNFDAASSKDGDYGVMSDSDDGIATPGSWSEVGSVISETESVARA, from the exons ATGCCACTGCCAATCGCGGCCAAAG TCAGCATAGCTGCTGTCGGCGTAGCTGCAGCCGTAGCTGTAGCTATCTATGAAAGCCCCGAGGTCCGCCGCGTAGCCGAGGACCTACGTAGAcgcatcgccatcgccctcCGCTCTCTCGGTGATGACTTCGACCCAGACAACCGACAGCCCCGTTTCAACCGTCCAGAAGACGCTCACGGATTTTACGAATCTCACAatgttgatgctgacgaCGAAACACGGAGGAGACAACGAGAGGAACTGATGTATTGGAACGCTCGCCGGAACGAACAACAGTCACAATCGGCCGAATCGCCcactcctcgccttcctaCCTTTGACGACTTCTTACGGCCTGACAACTCTGGTGAACGCGGTACTTTGGTTTACAACACTGGCGCCAACCCAGCGGATGATTCAAACAATGTAGTTAGACGCCGTGGCAACCTCGAAGGCGTGCGCGGACTGAATGCTGCAATGGTTTACAACCCCTTTGCTGATGAGCACGGTATTGAATTGGAAGAGCGCCCTCACATCGACGAGACGGAAGCCGCCAATTTGTTGAAGCCCGATCATGACGAAACCGTATCCGATATCTATGCCGCTACTCCCCGCAGCCAGAGCCCTGAGCCCGCGCAaaaggctgttgctgctacCAACTCTGAAGTTCTCTTTGATTTCGACTCGCAATCCAACGATACCAGCCTCCGTGATCAGTTTCCCGACGCCTATGAGAAGACCGAGGATGGGACTcacactcccaccacccgcaGCGAGACCATCGGccacgaggaggagcaagacATGTCTGCCAGCTACACCAGCACCCAGTCTGATGCCTATGCCTCGATTCAGGCGTGGGCTCAGTCCAACACTGGGTTTTACTCGCCCCTGCCTGTTACGCCTGAGCCATCGATGTCTGATGGGGAGTACATCAGCCAAGGACAGAGAACGCCTAGCGATGACACTGCCTCTATCGCTGAATCTGGCGTTGATGTCAACTTTGATGCTGCTTCCTCCAAGGATGGGGACTATGGCGTCATGAGCGATAGTGACGATGGGATCGCCACTCCTGGTAGCTGGTCCGAGGTTGGCAGTGTGATTAGCGAGACTGAGAGCGTTGCTCGGGCTTAG
- a CDS encoding hypothetical protein (COG:S; EggNog:ENOG503P1IE), producing MDGVAYTTGTDLDHDHKEIHFNLNHISNVASRPNSPTRVRDEIIGVITHELVHCYQWDAKHTCPGGLIEGIADWVRLNCDLSPPHWKKEVDGAWDRGYQHTAYFLQYLEDIFGNSTIRHLNDHLRHHKYHQDSFWEEQFGLGVEELYEGYVQHHKEEERKNKKKQDDL from the exons ATGGACGGCGTGGCCTACACAACCGGCACCGACCTCGACCACGACCACAAAGAAATCcacttcaacctcaaccacatcTCCAACGTAGCCTCCCGTCCCAACAGCCCAACCCGCGTCCGTGACGAGATCATCGGCGTCATCACCCACGAACTGGTCCACTGCTACCAGTGGGACGCAAAACACACTTGTCCAGGGGGGTTAATAGAAGGGATCGCTGACTGGGTGAGGCTGAATTGTGATTTGTCCCCGCCGCattggaagaaggaggttgatggcg CCTGGGACAGAGGCTACCAACATACAGCCTACTTCCTCCAATACCTCGAAGACATCTTCGGCAACAGCACCATCCGCCACCTCAACGaccacctccgccaccacaAATACCACCAGGACTCCTTCTGGGAAGAGCAATTCGGGCTTGGGGTGGAAGAGTTATATGAGGGTTACGTCCAGCATCacaaggaagaggaaaggAAGAATAAGAAGAAGCAAGACGACCTTTGA